A single window of Halodesulfovibrio sp. DNA harbors:
- a CDS encoding MoaF N-terminal domain-containing protein has translation MMRRVFCLLLLVPTLAACGIFDSRIAPDELVGQTVIVSLETGAFPDSSITMQFISSKDIVWRLSGNLGSSSGSADYLISTVNPETILMTWRDENFGITYVITMDFDTRRCFLVRVDQGHNLLSEGVVAIE, from the coding sequence ATGATGCGAAGAGTGTTTTGCCTTTTGCTGCTTGTGCCGACATTGGCGGCTTGCGGAATTTTTGATTCGAGAATTGCGCCTGATGAACTTGTGGGGCAGACGGTAATTGTCTCTCTGGAAACCGGGGCATTTCCTGATTCCAGCATTACAATGCAGTTTATTTCTTCTAAAGATATTGTGTGGAGGCTTAGTGGAAATCTGGGCAGCTCAAGCGGTTCGGCAGATTATCTTATTTCTACAGTAAATCCTGAAACGATACTTATGACATGGCGGGATGAAAATTTTGGCATAACGTATGTTATCACAATGGATTTTGATACCAGACGATGTTTTTTGGTACGGGTAGATCAAGGGCATAATCTGTTGTCTGAAGGAGTGGTTGCCATAGAATAA
- a CDS encoding MoaF C-terminal domain-containing protein produces the protein MRKISILLFLLFFMQSTACGMAQQVDIQPEDLVGKTLTETWRRGSFVGASYKTNILSPNKMRWHALTGNLKGKSEEVEYACTKVGREILQVSWREDTTGSQAIVTYNFKTMKMYGVIVEPKRDFLLQGSFTIELTNEEMQDRNELPELFNKVLNTDQ, from the coding sequence ATGCGTAAAATTTCTATTCTGCTATTTTTGCTATTCTTTATGCAAAGTACTGCCTGCGGTATGGCTCAGCAGGTGGATATTCAGCCTGAAGATCTTGTGGGGAAAACGCTTACTGAAACATGGCGGCGCGGAAGTTTTGTGGGAGCATCCTATAAAACAAATATTCTTTCGCCCAATAAAATGCGGTGGCATGCGTTAACTGGCAATTTGAAAGGGAAAAGTGAAGAAGTAGAGTATGCGTGCACTAAAGTGGGACGTGAAATACTACAGGTTTCGTGGCGGGAAGACACTACGGGGTCTCAGGCGATTGTTACCTACAATTTTAAAACAATGAAAATGTATGGTGTGATTGTAGAGCCAAAGCGTGATTTTCTGTTGCAAGGTTCGTTTACTATTGAACTGACAAATGAAGAAATGCAAGACAGAAATGAATTACCGGAGTTATTTAACAAGGTTCTGAATACTGACCAATAG
- a CDS encoding HAD-IIB family hydrolase: protein MRPFSTIPTDVKQNIRYILTDIDDTLTDEGRLRAEAYVALEQLRERGYIVIPITGRPAGWCDQIARMWPVDGVVGENGAFYFRYDDTSKKMIRRYATAHNLRAENKIKLAELGKLVLEQVPGCAISADQAYREADIAIDFCEDVPALPTNDVHKIKDLCTEAGATAKISSIHVNAWFGEYNKLGMSTCIFKEEFGVELEAIRDQVIYAGDSPNDAPMFGYFPNSVGVANVLEFEDTIEHKPTWITEKRGGAGFAQIARELLNCK from the coding sequence ATGAGACCTTTTTCTACAATTCCTACGGATGTTAAACAAAACATCCGTTACATTCTTACAGATATTGATGACACGCTCACAGATGAAGGACGCCTGCGTGCAGAAGCATATGTAGCGCTAGAACAGTTACGCGAACGTGGCTACATTGTTATTCCAATTACAGGACGTCCTGCTGGATGGTGTGACCAGATTGCCCGCATGTGGCCAGTGGATGGCGTTGTGGGAGAGAACGGCGCATTTTACTTCCGCTATGACGATACTTCCAAAAAAATGATTCGTCGTTATGCCACAGCTCATAACCTGCGTGCCGAGAATAAGATAAAACTTGCAGAACTGGGAAAGCTTGTTCTTGAGCAGGTTCCCGGCTGTGCTATTTCCGCAGATCAGGCATACCGAGAGGCGGACATCGCCATTGACTTCTGTGAAGATGTTCCCGCGCTGCCCACAAACGACGTGCACAAAATTAAAGACCTTTGCACAGAAGCAGGCGCTACAGCAAAAATCAGTTCCATCCATGTAAATGCATGGTTTGGTGAGTATAATAAGCTTGGAATGTCTACATGTATCTTTAAAGAAGAGTTTGGCGTTGAGCTTGAAGCAATTCGAGATCAAGTAATTTACGCTGGCGATTCCCCCAACGATGCGCCAATGTTTGGATACTTTCCAAACTCTGTTGGCGTTGCAAATGTTTTAGAATTTGAAGATACCATTGAGCATAAGCCAACATGGATTACTGAAAAACGTGGCGGTGCCGGATTTGCTCAAATAGCCAGAGAACTTCTAAACTGTAAGTAA